Within the Populus trichocarpa isolate Nisqually-1 chromosome 14, P.trichocarpa_v4.1, whole genome shotgun sequence genome, the region GCTACTTGGAACACTATGATTTCAGGCTATAGTTGGTATGGCTTGGAACATAATGCTCTAAATTGTTACTCTAAAATGCGAGAACAAGGGCTAGAGCCTGATAGAATAACTTTCTTGGGAGTTTTAGCTGCTTGTATCCACGGTGGTCTTCTTCATGAAGGGAAAAAGCACTTCCAGATCATGACAGAAGAATTTGGTATGGTACCAAATTTGCAACACTGTGCTTGCATGGTTGGTCTCCTAGGCCGTGCAGGTTTATTTGAGGAAGCATTATTATTCATCAAGAACATGGAATCCGAGCCTGATTCTGCAGTGTGGGGTGCTTTGCTTAATGCTTGTTGCATCCATCAAGAGATCAAACTTGGAGAATGTTTGGCCAAGAAGTTATATTTATTGGATTACAAAAATTGTGGGCTCTATGTATTGATGTCAAATCTTTATGCAGCCACAAATAGGTGGAATGATGCTGCAAAGATGAGGGAAATAATGAAAGATATTGGTGGGGATGGCACTTCAGGAGTCAGTCAAATTGAAGTAATAACTTCATCACGAGAAATGGATCCAGACTTGTACCAAGAAttccttcaattctaatttctGTAAAAATTCAgctgggtcttttttttttatgggtgggTGTTTAAGCGCAGGCTGTCTGCTGTGGGCTGAGTAGAAGACCCATGACCCATAATTGGTCAGTACAGGATCCAGATCTAAAAAGACTTGAATATGTCCACGCAAATCTGACATGTGGCATCTACGAaattccaatttattttatgttttttaattcgTTTGTGTCTGAAGACAACAACCATCCGCTAAAAAAAGCCAAACTTAAAAGAGTTccaatttcaaaatttgagcTTGGCGCTCTTCATTTTACCAATCCctctatttcaaaaaataaaaaaccctaaaactctCATTTCTCTCTGTTTCggggaaaaaagaaggaaaaaaatagcaGCAAAAATGGGGGGTTCTCATAGCCGTGAAGATCTAGAGCTCTCAGACTCGGACGCAGAGTcccaacaagaagaagaagatagctACCAAGATGTCAGCACTGAAACCCCAGAAAAATCATCCTCCGCCGGAAGAAACAGACCCAAAACTCCATCTTCTTTTGATGAAGTTGAATCCAAGCTTAAAGCCTTAAAACTCAAATACCCTTCAACAACAACCCAAACCCAGCAAAGCCCTaaccctaattttaaaaatggtgTCAAACTTTACCTTCATATCGGCGGTAACACCCCAAAAGCCAAATGGGTTACTTCAGAGAAGTTGACTACTTATTCTTTCATCAAGACCTCAAAAATTAATGGTCAAaatgaagaagaggaggaggaggagtcaGAATCTGAAGAAGTTGCTTGGTGGGTTTTGAAGGTTAGTACTAAAATTAGGGCGAAAGTCGCTGTTGAGATGCAATTAAAGACATTTAAGGAACAGCGCCGCGTTGATTTTGTTGCTGAAGGTGTATGGGCTATGAAGTTTTTTAGCGATGAGGATTATAAGCTTTTTAATAGTAAGTATCAGGATTGTTTGTTTGAGAATACTTTTGGGTATGAGTCGAATGAAGCAAACAAGGTTAAAGTTTATGGGAAGGATTTTGTTGGGTGGGCGGACCCGGGAAAGGCAGATGATTCTATGTGGGAGGATGCAGAGGATGAGTTCTTGAAAAGCCCTGGATCTGCGACTCCTGCGAGTGGAAATCAGGATTTGAGAGAGGAATTTGAGGAGGCGGCCAATGGAGGGATACAGAGCTTGGCATTGGGTGCGTTGGATAATAGTTTCTTGGTGGGTGATTCAGGGATTCAGGTTGTTAAGAATTTTAGCCATGGGATTCATGGGAAAGGTGTTTATGTCAATTTTGGAAGTGGGAATCATAGTAGTGGTTCGAATTTGGTACATTCAACCCCTAAAAAGGCGCTTCTTATGCGGGCTGAGACTAATATGTTGCTTATGAGTCCGATGAACGAAGGGAAATTGCATTCTACTGGTTTGCATCAGCTTGATATTGAGACTGGGAAGATTATTACTGAGTGGAAGTTTGAAAAGGATGGAACTGATATTACCATGAGGGATATTGCAAATGATAGCAAGGGAGCACAATTGGATCCGTCAGGATCGACATTTTTGGGGTTGGATGACAATAGGCTTTGCAGGTGGGATATGCGTGACCGGCATGGGATCGTTCAAAATCTTGCTTCAGCTAATACTCCTGTCCTGAATTGGACTCAAGGGCATCAGTTTTCAAGAGGGACTAACTTTCAGTGCTTTGCTAGCACTGGTGATGGATCAATTGTTGTTGGGTCTCTTGATGGGAAGATTCGATTGTATTCAACCAATTCTATGAGGCAGGCAAAAACAGCTTTTCCTGGCCTGGGATCACCTATTACTCATGTTGATGTTACCTTTGATGGGAAGTGGATATTGGGCACCACCGATACTTATTTGATCCTTATCTGCTCTCTTTTCACAGACAAGGATGGTAAGACAAAGACTGGTTTTAATGGTCGTATGGGTAATAGGATTGCAGCTCCAAGATTGTTGAAGCTGACTCCTTTGGATTCACATCTAGCTGGCGTTAATAAGAAGTTCCAAAAGGCTCAGTTCTCTTGGGTAAGTAAACTTATATCCCTTTTCACAGAGTTGTCAATGCTTGTGTTGCATCTTCTGTTTAATGCATATGATATGTATGCAGTCCTCCCATGGCCATTAGATGCATGAGTTATTGGTGAtacatgacataaccaaattcctttttctttattaccTTTTCATCAATGCCTAGACAGTTCAATATGTGAATCATTTGCGTTAAATTCCAAGCTTTGGTGGTTCCTTCAGGAAAACTTTTCTGGATAAGCATAATGAAAATGGTTGTTAATGGTGTTCACCTTATTTTGGTTGGGTCTCCATTTTACTAATTGTTTTCCTTCTTTACATAATATCTACTTGTCCATATGCAATGCTTATGTATTTGTTGTGCTAGTGAAACAAATTAGATTTAGTAGAAACTTCATTGGAGTTGTTGCTTTGATGTTTATTTGCTTCTTCAGAGAGTTTTAAGGAGGAGGAAAATGGTTCTCTTAGCAGGTATTTCAGGTGGTTTTCTAACTGTTAGATTCCTTACCAGGCTCCAACACACAGTTTTctactaacttttttttttcttacaacgTGGAAAAACAGTCTTCCTGTAATTTGAGAGGACCATTTTACATTATAATTCATGTTGCACCTAAGAATGTCTTGCCATGTATATTTTCCAGtagtttatattttagaattatgaGGTGTCCAGGAGTGTGTGTCTTTACCCACTGTATGTAGATGAAGATTGCTCTATGCGATCTTATTCTGTTAAAAAGGGTGTGGGAATGATGCTTGTAGGTTGAAGTATCGCATACTTGCTTCACATGCCACTGAATTCTTGAGGATTAGAATATGTTATGGGATTAGTCGGTTTACTGCAAGGGATGTTTCTTCTTGTTGCATGAGCATTTGATTCAAGATGTTTATGTCCTGATTGTTTAGCTAAGAAGgtcgtctttttttttagtgtctTCTCAATAGTTTTGAATCCTTCTAGCAATGCTCTGTGCCCAACTTCTGATTTCCCATTTAACGATATAAAAATTCACCCAGTTTTGACTGCTTGATGAACTTCACCAAAAACAgaagttaaaaatttatatattcctAGAACTCAACACTGAAGCCTTAGTTGGAAGCTAAGTATTATGGAGTAGAAAGATGGCTGTTCATGAATCAAGTTTCATCGAGACCTCCACCATTGAAAGACCATGGTCATATTTCAGCAATCAAAATGATAATGCGTGGCACTGGATTGTGTCTGAAGTTGTGGATTTATGTGTAAAGTGGTGTGCAGTGTGCCTTTGTTGCGTTACTGTGTTAATCTGAAACTTGTTCAGTTGAACCTTATACATCTGAAATTGCATAATGAGCATTCACAACAGGTCTTAATTGCACAACAATATACTTTAGTAACTATCCATTTTAGTTTTTGTCAATATACACTCTTGCACTTAAGTCAAACGAAATAGCTGTTCTGGGATTCTCTTGCAAACTTGGTTCCTTTTCTCCTGCTTTACCTGCATATCTTGCCGTGACTGCCTTTGCAGATGAAAAGTTCAACATTATTCGAGCTTAAAAATTTTGCAGGTCACAGAGAATGGGAAGCAGGAGCGGCATTTGGTTGCAACAGTAGGCAAATTTAGTGTGATTTGGAACTTCCAGCAGGTAAAGAATGGCTCCCATGAGTGCTATCGTAATCAAGAGGGCTTGAAGAGCTGCTACTGCTACAAGATAGTCCTCAAGGATGACTCCATTGTTGATAGCCGTTTCATGCATGACAAGTTTGCAGTCAGCGATTCTCCTGAGGCTCCACTGGTGATTGCAACCCCCATGAAAGTCAGCTCCTTCAGCATATCGAGCAGGCGCTGATCGCTGAATTATTTCTCTTTAGTTGATCACTTTCTCAGTGTCGCAAATGCTTTTCTAAAACTTCTGTACTGTATTTTTCGTTGCTGTTTAAGTAGGGTATGTTTGGATTAATCTTCCAGGAAGACTGATGTCTGATTTTACTGTATTTGGAGTTTTGCAACACTTTGCTAGTAATTTGATGTCTCCTCGCATCTTATTGTTGTATTTCCTCGTTGAATACGAATCTCCTGTCTTCAGCAGGATGAAGTACTATCATTGTGATTTCGGgcctgtttgtttctgcgtttcaaaagcgcttttaataaaatttaaaatttttttatttttttattaacttcaaattaatatgtttttaatgtttttaaattattttgatgtgctgatgtcaaattaattggcatgtattttgacatgaaaagctatttgaaaagcaaccgcaaccacactgacAAAAAAAACCCGAATCCTTTTCTACTCGCTGTTGAGAAGTTAGGCTCCCTCGCATCCTCCCTGGCTGTTTGATTGGCCATCACAAATTTAGTGGGAGTTAGCGGGACCATGTTATCGtcatttctttttatggatGAGTTCTTATTTTGGTTGGTAGTTATATACGTGGCTATGGTGGATGCCTTTAGTTACGTCTcgctgagagagagagagggtagGAAAAAATGGCAGTTGCAATGGGTAGACCTTTCGTTATTCAGCCATGTTTGTCTTCCTCCTTGTGCTCCTTGtctaagaacataaataagtcATCATTCGGCGCAGCAGAAACCTTTTTGCCTGCCAAACCAAGCAGCACTCGTTGCACACCAGTTGTGGTTCATGCCCAACAGCGACCAACATGGCTTCCTGGGCTTGACCCTCCACCTTATCTTGATGGAACGTGAGCCACTGTGCTCTATCTACCACGACATTGAACTTCAAAATTtatgtttgttgtttttgttttgcttaatCTCGTCCTCTTTCTCTAATTTAGTTTGGCTGGAGATTTTGGGTTCGACCCTCTTGGCCTCGGAGAGGACCCACAGAGCCTGAAGTGGTATGTGCAGGCAGAGTTGGTCCATGCTCGCTTTGCCATGGCTGGAGTTGCTGGAATTCTTTTCACAGATGTGAGTTCCACAAAACCGTCGTCTTATTTGTCTTGTTGGTGGCATTtaaatttcttcttattttctagTCTCTCCCTTCCCAAAACTACTGCTGAAAGTAGAAAACACTTGCTAGACAGGGCAAAGAAACTAACACAAGAGTGTGGAAAGCAAGATATGATCTTGTCAATTTACATATTTAAACTGAATACAGATCATTCTATTGCGATTTGGTTGTTGTCTCGTGATAAAAGAGACACAGACGACGGGAACAGATGTGAcatgtctttatttattttttattttgaaaagtataaAAATCTACTACATAATTGTCCATGCAAACCGATCAATGTCActagttttatatatacatcCCTGCTACTAACCATTTAGTACTGTTGTTGCAGCTACTACGAGTGACAGGGATCAGAAAATTGCCAGTTTGGTATGAAGCAGGTGCTGTGAAATTCGAATTTGCAAGCACAAGGACGTTGATTGTGGTCCAGCTGCTCCTGATGGGGTAAAAAGGTTTTTAATCGTTAATTAATGCTTAATATGAGTATTATAGTGTAACATGCGTTGTGCAAAAACAGCATTAGAACGTTCGTTCTTTTAAACAATTTACAGAACCTCCGTTCCTCATTTTTGGATGCAGATTTGCTGAGACAAAAAGGTACATGGATTTCGTTAGTCCTGGATCTCAAGCTAAGGAAGGATCTTTCTTTGGACTGGAATCTGCACTAGAAGGCTTGGAACCTGGGTAATTCTATGActtgaaagaaacaagaaaaggcTATGAACCCCATTAGTTTATATTCCTTATATTTTGATCCATTTTTACAATTAGAAAGAAGCTAAAAGGTAACGGTGTTTCCCTAGCTAAAAAGTAAATGGCTACACctctaaaatgatattttttaaaaaatatattttaagtgtttttttaatatattttaaaaaaataatcattattgtAAAAGATAATAGCATGAAATAGTCTGAACGAGGCATGTGCCCTGTAATACTTCAATTGCATTGCactttattattaacattatttGGTTTGCAAATACAGCTATCCTGGAGGTCCTCTGTTAAACCCTCTAGGTCTGGCTAGAGATATCGAAAACGCCCATGTCTGGAAGCTTAAAGAGATTAAAAATGGTTTGTTTTgctgatttcttcttcttctttctgatTGCTACAAAGGCTTTGCAGCTCATTCAAACTAAGCATAGATTTCCTCTGCAGGACGGCTTGCGATGGTAGCCATGGTGGGCATTTTTGTGCAAGCTGCAGTGACTCATGCAGGTCCAATAGATAACCTTATAGAGCACCTCTCTAACCCATGGCACAGAACCATCATTCAAACCCTTGCTAACTCTGGTTCCTAGTTCGACATAGAAGCTGACCActgcaatttaaatttaattacaacgTCATTGGTTTCTTTGTTTCAATCCTTCTTTTAATGGACTTCTTAAGGCAACTGAAGACTTAAGTTTAATAAGGATTGGTTGGTCAACGTGGATCCAATatctgtttatgtttttattggtcACAATGCAAttggaaatattttttgtatgttcTATGTTTCTCAAGGTTTAGATGCGCAAGAACTCGAATATATATGTACCGAGAGGTGAACCTCCCTTGGATAGACAAACAACTCCATGTACAAAGTCAGTCAATCgaacaaaaatacatttatgatgttctgttttttttctctttttcttaaaaaaaattgtttagatGCACAGGCTTGTTCCCAAGGGCGGCCCTACAGCAAGCTTTGGGGGAGCTCCTTTTCTCGGTGTCGAGCTGTGgagtcattattttttaagagagagCCTTACTTTGTTCAACTTGTCAAGTAGACATGGATTGATGCTGATACTAAAGTCCAGCAAAACGCACCATGCAATTTGGTTCTAAGCTATCACACGGTTCCTATTTTTACCTACCGAGTAAAAAAATTCGGAAAGAACTCCATTTGTTCAGAACCATCATAAGGTTCCAGCATCGAATAATCTCAGCATCCACAGAAATCAAAGCATATAATACAGGAGAAAAGTCCAATCTTGTTTCTCACAAACATACAAATTGACCAACTTCTTTGATTAAACCAAGCTCACACCTTTAAAATGATTCGATGTTCAAATGTCCAAAGCCTATACATCACAGAACCACCTGGTTAAATGTCCATCTGAAACAAAGAGAACTGTATTCTGAAATTGTTTCCTCCTCCAAGACCAACCAGCCATGCAACTATGCCTTTGAGTGAGACAACAATATAAAACAATGAACTCCCCCATTTACAAGAGTAAGAACTCCCATCTTTTCGTATCCGGGTTTGTGGtcaatgtgagaaaaaaaatgcccAGTATAGACAGGTAAAATCATAGCAGGAAGGAAAACACATCTGTTTTCAGTAAGAAATTACCCTGTCTTCGATGCATGCGACTTCTTCCTTGCTAAAAACAGTAACAATCGTGGGAAcaatgatttcttcttcttccttggaACCTTTACTTCTGGAGAGGAATCGGTTTCGGTGTTACTTCCAGGTACATGCGATTTTGGACTTGAAGCATAACCCACAGCAGCATCTGGTGCACGGTCGAAGTTCTTTGATTCTTTCCTGTCCTCAAAGCTTGCCCCTGGGGTTTTAATGGGGTTTGCGGCTCCCTGACCAGATTCACTAGCCCTTCGCTGTTGCTCATGTTCAGCTCTCCACTTTCTCAACTCCTGTTCTACACCCAACTTCCCTTCCTTGGCCTGCTCAGCCTTATCCATTGCAATTTTCAGAGCTTCCTTTCTTGCACTCATCTCTTGATTCACTTGTTCCAACTTCTCTGCAGTTCTTGACTCGGATTCCTTGGCTACCTCAATTTGTGAAATAGCAGCTGCTACCCTCAGGTTGGCCTGCTCCTCTGCTTCATGGGCAAGCTTGCTGAGCTCATAGTACTCTTCTAAAGAAAGTGTTACACTGGTAGGTGTATC harbors:
- the LOC18104896 gene encoding photosystem I chlorophyll a/b-binding protein 5, chloroplastic, producing the protein MAVAMGRPFVIQPCLSSSLCSLSKNINKSSFGAAETFLPAKPSSTRCTPVVVHAQQRPTWLPGLDPPPYLDGTLAGDFGFDPLGLGEDPQSLKWYVQAELVHARFAMAGVAGILFTDLLRVTGIRKLPVWYEAGAVKFEFASTRTLIVVQLLLMGFAETKRYMDFVSPGSQAKEGSFFGLESALEGLEPGYPGGPLLNPLGLARDIENAHVWKLKEIKNGRLAMVAMVGIFVQAAVTHAGPIDNLIEHLSNPWHRTIIQTLANSGS
- the LOC7494084 gene encoding protein CYPRO4; the encoded protein is MGGSHSREDLELSDSDAESQQEEEDSYQDVSTETPEKSSSAGRNRPKTPSSFDEVESKLKALKLKYPSTTTQTQQSPNPNFKNGVKLYLHIGGNTPKAKWVTSEKLTTYSFIKTSKINGQNEEEEEEESESEEVAWWVLKVSTKIRAKVAVEMQLKTFKEQRRVDFVAEGVWAMKFFSDEDYKLFNSKYQDCLFENTFGYESNEANKVKVYGKDFVGWADPGKADDSMWEDAEDEFLKSPGSATPASGNQDLREEFEEAANGGIQSLALGALDNSFLVGDSGIQVVKNFSHGIHGKGVYVNFGSGNHSSGSNLVHSTPKKALLMRAETNMLLMSPMNEGKLHSTGLHQLDIETGKIITEWKFEKDGTDITMRDIANDSKGAQLDPSGSTFLGLDDNRLCRWDMRDRHGIVQNLASANTPVLNWTQGHQFSRGTNFQCFASTGDGSIVVGSLDGKIRLYSTNSMRQAKTAFPGLGSPITHVDVTFDGKWILGTTDTYLILICSLFTDKDGKTKTGFNGRMGNRIAAPRLLKLTPLDSHLAGVNKKFQKAQFSWVTENGKQERHLVATVGKFSVIWNFQQVKNGSHECYRNQEGLKSCYCYKIVLKDDSIVDSRFMHDKFAVSDSPEAPLVIATPMKVSSFSISSRR